A region from the Benincasa hispida cultivar B227 chromosome 12, ASM972705v1, whole genome shotgun sequence genome encodes:
- the LOC120066978 gene encoding uncharacterized protein LOC120066978 codes for MAPYEALYVRSCRTPVCWNEVGERWLIGPELVQQTTNSVKLIKENLKTARDRQKTYANKRRRELEFEVDDQVFHKLSPWKGILRFRRKGKLSPRYIKPYEIVERVGLAAYRLALPKELARIHDVFHVPMLRKYVLNPTHVFPEQPVQLKENMSYEEEPVEILDRKEQVLRNKMIPLVKVLWRNHGIEEATWEAEERMRSRYPQLFS; via the coding sequence ATGGCTCCATATGAGGCTTTGTATGTAAGATCTTGTAGGACTCCAGTGTGTTGGAATGAAGTAGGAGAAAGGTGGCTGATAGGCCCAGAACTTGTTCAGCAGACGACTAATAGTGTTAAGCTTATCAAAGAGAATCTTAAAACAGCCCGAGATAGGCAGAAGACTTATGCGAATAAAAGGagaagagaactagaatttgaagtcGATGATCAGGTATTCCATAAGTTATCTCCTTGGAAAGGGATACTTAGGTTTAGAAGAAAAGGGAAGCTGAGCCCTAGGTACATCAAACCTTACGAGATAGTAGAACGTGTTGGTCTAGCAGCTTACAGGTTAGCTTTACCCAAGGAGTTAGCTCGTATCCACGATGTTTTCCATGTACCGATGTTGAGGAAGTATGTGTTAAATCCTACCCACGTGTTTCCCGAACAGCCAGtgcaattaaaagaaaacatgtCATACGAGGAAGAACCAGTAGAGATTCTTGATAGAAAAGAGCAAGTGCTAAGAAATAAGATGATACCATTAGTAAAGGTATTATGGAGGAATCATGGCATTGAGGAAGCTACATGGGAAGCCGAAGAGCGAATGAGAAGTAGATATCCTCAGTTGTTCAGTTGA